One Bacillus andreraoultii genomic region harbors:
- a CDS encoding carbohydrate ABC transporter permease — translation MQHRKIATLLSIVPGFGQFYNKQIIKGLIYLIVTIAFFLAFGDLLNMGLWGIFTLGTEVPRDNSIFLLAEGIIAIIVSCFGLAIYYMNFRDAYKNGKLRDENKPVSSLKEQYHNLIEQGYPYVVSGPSLFILIFAVIFPILFSFALAFTNYDLYHSPPAKLVDWVGLQTFKNIFTVDIWRSTFFDVLGWTIVWTLVASTLQVALGIFMAVLVNQKGIRFKGLIRTVLILPWAVPGFVTILIFAGLFNDTFGAINNDILAMLGIDPIPWMTNAQWTRIALLAMQGWLGFPYIFIVTTGVLQSIPSDLYEAATIDGASAFKKFRHITLPLILIAMAPIIITQYTFNFNNFNIIYLFNGGGPAVPGSTAGGTDILVSWIYKLTMQSSQYALAAALTILLSIFVIAIALWQFRRTNSFKEEV, via the coding sequence ATGCAGCATCGGAAAATTGCTACATTATTATCCATAGTTCCAGGTTTCGGACAATTTTATAATAAACAAATTATTAAAGGTCTTATCTATTTAATCGTAACAATTGCTTTTTTCTTAGCCTTTGGTGATCTATTGAATATGGGGCTTTGGGGGATCTTTACTTTAGGAACAGAGGTGCCACGTGATAATTCAATTTTTCTCTTAGCAGAAGGGATTATTGCGATTATCGTATCGTGTTTTGGACTAGCTATATATTACATGAACTTTAGAGATGCTTACAAAAATGGTAAATTGAGGGACGAAAATAAACCAGTAAGTTCATTAAAAGAACAATATCATAATTTAATTGAACAAGGCTATCCTTATGTGGTTAGTGGTCCTTCATTATTTATTTTAATTTTTGCTGTCATTTTTCCAATTCTTTTTAGTTTTGCTTTAGCATTTACAAACTACGACTTATACCATTCACCTCCAGCTAAATTAGTAGATTGGGTAGGTTTACAAACATTTAAAAATATATTTACCGTAGATATTTGGCGTTCAACATTTTTCGATGTATTAGGTTGGACAATTGTATGGACGTTAGTTGCATCAACGTTACAAGTAGCACTTGGAATCTTTATGGCAGTGTTAGTTAATCAAAAAGGAATTCGCTTCAAAGGTTTAATTCGTACGGTATTAATTTTACCTTGGGCTGTCCCTGGATTTGTAACAATTTTAATCTTTGCTGGGCTATTTAATGATACGTTCGGTGCGATTAATAATGATATTTTAGCAATGTTAGGTATTGATCCGATACCATGGATGACGAATGCACAATGGACAAGAATTGCCTTACTAGCAATGCAAGGCTGGTTGGGATTCCCTTATATTTTCATTGTAACAACAGGAGTCTTACAATCAATTCCATCTGATTTATATGAGGCTGCAACGATTGATGGTGCATCAGCGTTCAAGAAGTTTAGACATATTACATTACCGCTTATTTTGATAGCGATGGCACCAATTATTATTACGCAGTACACATTTAACTTTAATAACTTTAATATTATTTACCTATTTAACGGTGGTGGACCTGCAGTACCTGGCTCAACTGCTGGAGGTACAGATATTCTTGTATCCTGGATATACAAATTAACAATGCAATCAAGTCAATATGCCTTAGCTGCAGCTTTAACGATTTTACTCTCTATCTTCGTTATTGCAATTGCATTATGGCAATTCAGGAGAACGAATTCGTTTAAAGAGGAGGTGTAA
- a CDS encoding aldo/keto reductase, with product MNYSRLGSTDLKISELSFGTWAIGGDWGNHDDTEALKGLERAMEAGVNFFDTADVYGSGHSEELLAKATKGKEDTIHIATKFCRAGDIHDPENYSEKTVRTYLENSLKRLNREYVDLYQIHCPPLEILKNTDVFTVLDKLKQEGKIRYYGVSVETVEEGLFCMENPNVHALQVIFNIFRQKPVEELFPVALEKGVGILARVPLASGLLTGKFKKHVTFEKDDHRHYNQNGEAFNVGETFAGLPFEKGVELSEQLRWIADERGNMTRAALRWILDHEAISSVIPGFKNVKQVEDNLAAVTVPSFTFDDMERLKDFYWKEVHEHIRGAY from the coding sequence GTGAATTATAGTCGTTTAGGATCAACCGATTTAAAGATTAGTGAGTTAAGTTTTGGTACATGGGCAATCGGTGGAGATTGGGGAAATCATGATGATACGGAAGCACTCAAAGGGTTAGAACGTGCGATGGAAGCAGGCGTTAATTTCTTTGATACTGCGGATGTTTATGGAAGCGGCCACAGTGAAGAGCTACTGGCAAAGGCGACAAAAGGAAAAGAAGATACGATTCATATCGCGACAAAATTTTGTCGGGCTGGTGATATTCATGATCCGGAAAACTATAGTGAAAAAACCGTTCGTACATATTTAGAAAATAGTTTAAAACGGCTAAACCGCGAATATGTCGATCTCTATCAAATTCATTGTCCACCTCTAGAAATATTAAAGAATACCGATGTATTTACTGTCTTGGATAAACTAAAACAAGAGGGGAAAATCCGTTATTATGGCGTAAGTGTGGAAACCGTTGAAGAAGGATTGTTCTGTATGGAAAATCCAAATGTTCATGCACTTCAAGTCATCTTTAATATTTTCAGGCAAAAACCAGTGGAAGAATTATTTCCAGTTGCATTAGAAAAAGGGGTCGGTATTCTGGCAAGGGTACCTTTAGCTAGTGGATTATTAACAGGGAAATTCAAAAAGCACGTGACTTTTGAAAAGGATGATCACCGTCATTATAATCAAAATGGTGAGGCATTCAATGTTGGTGAAACTTTTGCTGGCCTCCCTTTTGAAAAGGGCGTAGAGTTAAGTGAACAATTACGCTGGATTGCAGATGAACGTGGCAATATGACAAGAGCGGCCTTAAGATGGATTTTGGACCATGAAGCTATTTCTTCAGTTATCCCTGGTTTCAAAAATGTAAAACAAGTAGAAGATAACTTAGCAGCAGTAACTGTCCCAAGCTTCACGTTTGATGACATGGAGCGTTTAAAAGACTTCTATTGGAAAGAAGTTCATGAACATATTCGTGGGGCTTATTAA
- a CDS encoding carbohydrate ABC transporter permease has product MNAEATLTPEQKHHSPFKKIGMSILYFILIVVAVIQIYPLVWLFQLSLKTNQEVFGMSPFSLPQDPQWINYVKAWTTGGISDYFINSVLYTVLAVALTLVLGSFVTFALTRMEWKLKGFVLALFMAAYMIPLHSTLIPLFNIFNKINLIDNPISIILSYTTFNLPITIMILLGFYQSLPREIEEAAVMDGCSVHRIFFQITLPMTAPVLSTTAIINMIYNWNEFVFVNTFISSEKWKTITVGVNNFVGQYLTDWGAIGATLVISILPILLVYLFLSDRIIEGLAAGSVKG; this is encoded by the coding sequence ATGAATGCTGAGGCTACACTCACTCCTGAACAGAAACATCATTCACCATTTAAAAAAATAGGAATGAGTATTCTATATTTCATATTAATCGTTGTAGCAGTCATTCAAATTTATCCGTTAGTTTGGTTGTTCCAATTATCCTTAAAAACAAATCAAGAAGTATTTGGGATGTCACCTTTTTCTTTACCACAGGATCCACAATGGATAAACTATGTTAAAGCTTGGACAACGGGAGGAATTAGTGATTACTTTATTAATAGTGTACTATACACAGTATTAGCAGTTGCTTTAACACTTGTGTTAGGAAGTTTTGTTACTTTCGCACTTACACGAATGGAATGGAAACTAAAAGGTTTTGTACTTGCCCTATTTATGGCAGCATATATGATTCCTTTACATTCTACATTAATTCCTTTATTTAATATTTTTAATAAAATTAATTTAATAGATAATCCAATTTCAATTATTCTTTCCTATACAACATTTAATCTGCCAATTACGATTATGATATTACTTGGATTCTATCAATCACTACCGAGGGAAATAGAAGAAGCAGCGGTTATGGATGGATGCTCGGTTCATAGAATATTTTTCCAAATTACATTACCGATGACTGCACCAGTTCTTTCAACAACGGCCATTATTAATATGATTTATAACTGGAATGAATTCGTGTTTGTAAATACATTTATTAGCTCAGAGAAATGGAAAACAATTACTGTTGGTGTCAATAACTTTGTCGGACAATATTTAACGGACTGGGGTGCTATTGGTGCAACTTTAGTTATTAGTATTCTACCGATTTTACTTGTTTATCTATTCTTAAGTGACCGCATTATTGAGGGTCTAGCAGCAGGTTCTGTAAAAGGATAA
- a CDS encoding LacI family DNA-binding transcriptional regulator has product MATIKDVAKLSGFSVTTVSRVLNNDSTLSVSDETREKIYQAADQLNYRKKTVRPHIKNIAFLYWLTDKEELEDVYFKTIRLEIEQFAKKYNVDLHVYKINQGIEVIPKDIEGFIAVGAFSSRELNYLKELTPYGVFIDSSPEPGYYDSVRPDLNYITESALDYFIHHGHTEIGFIGGTYHNPDSDQEELDIREKRFRSYLQEKNLLNEDYIFVHRGFQVENGYNLMKKAINKLGENLPTAFFIAADPIAVGSLQALNESGISIPKRVSIISINNISIAKYVSPPLTTFHIDIKEICKSAIELLLEQKTNKRKVVKTLYIGSELILRKST; this is encoded by the coding sequence ATGGCAACAATTAAAGATGTCGCGAAATTATCAGGCTTTTCGGTCACAACAGTATCACGCGTATTAAATAATGACTCGACTTTATCTGTCTCAGATGAAACAAGAGAAAAAATATATCAAGCAGCTGATCAATTAAATTATCGTAAAAAGACGGTCAGACCACATATAAAAAATATCGCCTTCCTATATTGGCTCACAGATAAAGAGGAATTGGAAGATGTGTACTTTAAAACGATCAGATTGGAAATTGAACAATTTGCAAAGAAGTACAATGTAGATTTGCACGTGTATAAAATTAATCAAGGAATTGAAGTTATCCCAAAAGATATAGAGGGATTTATAGCTGTTGGGGCATTTTCGTCTAGAGAACTGAACTATTTAAAGGAATTAACACCTTATGGGGTTTTTATTGATAGTTCTCCTGAGCCAGGGTATTATGATTCTGTTCGTCCAGACCTAAATTATATTACGGAAAGTGCCCTTGATTATTTTATTCATCATGGTCATACAGAAATTGGCTTCATTGGAGGGACATATCATAATCCAGATTCGGATCAGGAAGAGTTAGATATCCGTGAAAAACGGTTTAGAAGTTATTTGCAGGAAAAAAATTTACTAAATGAAGACTATATATTTGTCCACCGTGGATTCCAAGTGGAAAATGGCTATAATTTAATGAAAAAAGCAATTAATAAGCTAGGGGAAAACTTACCGACAGCTTTTTTCATTGCGGCAGATCCAATAGCGGTCGGAAGCTTACAAGCGCTAAACGAAAGCGGTATCTCGATTCCAAAGAGGGTAAGTATCATTAGTATAAATAATATAAGTATTGCAAAGTATGTCTCGCCACCATTAACGACCTTTCATATTGATATTAAGGAAATTTGTAAAAGTGCAATTGAATTATTACTTGAGCAAAAAACAAATAAAAGAAAAGTAGTTAAGACGTTGTATATAGGGTCTGAACTGATTTTACGAAAAAGTACATGA
- a CDS encoding sugar ABC transporter substrate-binding protein, with translation MKSKKLLGVISGLALSLALVGCGPSDSDSGKEKEKASDNKGYDLLVWEDIEKSDGIKDAIAKFEKDNNVKIKIVEKNYAKQIEDLRLDGPAGTGPDVLTMAGDQIGTAVTEGLIKELNVGDDVKSIYTDVAMESQTVDGKVYGLPKAVETTVLFYNKNIVSEDKLPKSLDEWYDLSKKLTDGTNYGFLALFDQIYYAQGIMSGYGGYIFGKDDNGGFNANDIGLNNKGAIEAANYFSKFYKDGIFPAGIIGEQGINVLDSLFSEGKAAAVISGPWNVEPFAKAGINFGIVELPLLPNGEHMSSFVGVKSYNVSSYSKNPELAEKLVAFLANEENSKTRYEITKEVPAVKALANDPIVTESEVAKAVAAQSQYAELTPNIPAMNQVWKPIDAALQTIATGKAQPKDALNQAVETIKGQIEANNASK, from the coding sequence ATGAAGAGTAAAAAACTATTAGGGGTTATCAGTGGTTTAGCTTTAAGTCTTGCACTAGTAGGGTGTGGACCAAGTGATTCAGATTCAGGGAAAGAAAAGGAAAAAGCATCAGACAACAAAGGATATGACTTACTTGTATGGGAAGATATAGAGAAGTCTGATGGTATTAAGGATGCCATTGCAAAGTTCGAGAAAGATAATAATGTAAAGATAAAAATTGTTGAAAAGAACTATGCCAAACAAATAGAAGATTTACGATTAGATGGACCTGCGGGAACTGGACCGGATGTTTTAACAATGGCAGGTGACCAAATTGGAACAGCTGTTACTGAAGGTTTAATTAAAGAATTAAACGTTGGTGACGATGTGAAATCGATTTATACGGATGTTGCAATGGAATCTCAAACGGTTGATGGAAAAGTATATGGACTACCAAAAGCAGTTGAGACGACCGTTCTTTTCTATAATAAAAATATTGTTTCTGAAGACAAATTACCTAAAAGTTTAGATGAATGGTATGATTTATCGAAAAAATTAACTGATGGTACGAATTATGGATTTCTAGCTTTATTTGACCAAATCTATTATGCACAAGGTATTATGAGTGGGTATGGTGGTTATATTTTTGGTAAAGATGACAATGGTGGATTTAATGCAAATGATATTGGGTTAAATAATAAAGGTGCGATTGAAGCCGCAAATTATTTTAGTAAGTTTTATAAAGATGGTATTTTCCCAGCTGGTATTATCGGTGAACAAGGTATAAATGTTTTAGATAGCTTATTCTCAGAAGGAAAAGCAGCTGCAGTTATCTCAGGACCATGGAATGTAGAACCTTTTGCAAAAGCAGGTATTAATTTTGGGATTGTTGAACTTCCATTATTACCGAATGGTGAGCATATGAGTTCGTTTGTTGGAGTGAAAAGTTATAATGTGAGTTCTTACTCAAAAAATCCAGAATTAGCTGAAAAACTTGTTGCTTTCTTAGCAAATGAGGAAAATTCGAAAACTCGTTATGAAATTACGAAGGAAGTACCTGCTGTTAAAGCACTCGCTAATGATCCTATTGTAACTGAAAGTGAAGTTGCTAAAGCTGTTGCAGCACAATCTCAATATGCCGAATTAACACCGAATATTCCGGCAATGAACCAAGTTTGGAAACCAATTGATGCTGCATTACAAACAATTGCAACTGGAAAGGCACAACCAAAAGACGCGCTTAATCAAGCAGTAGAAACAATTAAAGGTCAAATCGAAGCAAATAATGCCAGCAAATAA
- a CDS encoding beta-galactosidase — translation MNNFDKTYVTDAKFMLHGGDYNPDQWLDRPDILNDDIRLMQLAHTNAFSVGIFAWSTLEPKEGVYNFEWLDQIIDNIYKIGGRVILATPSGARPAWMSQKYPEVLRVNEYRQKQLHGGRHNHCFTSPVYREKTQKMNRMLAERYGKHPALLMWHVSNEYGGECHCDLCQEDFRNWLKEKYNNDLKALNDAWWGPFWSHTISDWSQIESPSPIGENAVHGLTLDWKRFVTDQTISFFENEIVPLREITPNIPVTTNFMADTFDLIPFQSLDYSKFAKHVDVISWDAYPAWHNDWESTADLAMKVGFIDDLYRSLKQQPFLLLESTPSLVNWHSVNKAKRPGMHLLSSLQMVAHGSDSVMYFQWRKSRGSSEKFHGAVVDHDNSPNNRVFKEVAKVGETLEKLSDVVGTNRPADVAILYDWESNWALNDAQGYGLDTKRYPQTLQEHYRTFWENDIPVDVITKEHDFSSYKLLIVPMLYLINEETIARLKEYVANGGKLVMTYISGIVNEHDLTYLGGWHPDLQEVFGINPVETDTYYPKDENRVHYNGKTYTLKDYATIIDVKGATVEGSYDQDFYAGTPAVTSHSFGKGKAYYIGGRLEHSFHEEFYSGLMEELSIKPVVSVKHGKGVSVQVRQDHEKNYIFVMNFTERQQMIFFDQPVRDVITKEELKGQVELGIYEVKIVDETR, via the coding sequence ATGAACAACTTTGATAAAACTTATGTAACAGATGCGAAGTTTATGTTGCATGGGGGTGATTATAATCCAGATCAATGGTTAGACCGACCTGATATATTAAATGATGATATTCGGCTCATGCAGTTAGCTCATACAAATGCATTTTCAGTTGGAATCTTTGCATGGAGTACGTTGGAGCCAAAAGAAGGAGTTTACAATTTTGAATGGCTGGACCAAATTATTGATAACATTTACAAGATTGGTGGCCGAGTCATATTAGCGACACCAAGTGGGGCGCGACCTGCTTGGATGTCCCAAAAGTATCCTGAAGTATTGAGAGTAAATGAATACCGTCAAAAGCAACTTCACGGAGGACGTCATAATCATTGTTTTACTTCACCAGTTTATCGGGAAAAGACGCAAAAAATGAACCGTATGCTTGCTGAACGGTACGGTAAACACCCTGCGTTATTAATGTGGCATGTTTCAAACGAATACGGTGGCGAATGTCATTGCGATTTATGTCAAGAGGATTTTCGTAATTGGTTGAAAGAAAAATATAATAATGATTTGAAAGCTTTAAATGATGCATGGTGGGGACCTTTCTGGAGTCATACCATTTCTGACTGGTCACAAATTGAATCACCTTCACCAATTGGGGAAAATGCTGTACATGGTTTGACGCTTGACTGGAAACGTTTTGTTACTGATCAGACAATCTCTTTCTTTGAAAATGAAATTGTACCACTGAGAGAAATCACACCAAATATACCAGTTACTACAAACTTCATGGCAGATACATTTGATCTTATTCCATTCCAAAGTTTGGACTATAGTAAATTTGCGAAACACGTCGATGTGATTAGTTGGGATGCCTACCCAGCATGGCATAATGATTGGGAATCAACTGCTGATTTAGCGATGAAAGTTGGTTTTATCGATGACTTGTATAGAAGTTTAAAACAGCAGCCATTTCTTCTATTGGAATCAACACCAAGTCTTGTTAACTGGCATTCTGTAAATAAAGCTAAACGTCCAGGGATGCATTTGTTATCATCACTACAAATGGTTGCACATGGTTCGGATAGTGTGATGTATTTCCAATGGAGAAAATCACGTGGTTCGTCTGAGAAGTTTCATGGTGCCGTTGTTGATCATGATAATAGTCCAAATAACCGTGTATTTAAAGAAGTGGCAAAAGTAGGGGAAACGCTAGAAAAGTTAAGTGATGTTGTCGGTACAAACCGTCCCGCTGATGTTGCAATCCTTTATGATTGGGAGAGCAATTGGGCGTTGAATGACGCTCAAGGTTATGGTTTGGATACGAAACGATATCCACAAACATTACAAGAGCATTATCGAACATTCTGGGAAAATGATATACCAGTTGATGTCATTACGAAAGAACACGATTTCTCAAGTTATAAGTTATTAATTGTACCTATGCTCTACTTAATAAATGAAGAAACCATTGCCCGTTTGAAAGAATACGTTGCAAACGGTGGAAAATTAGTTATGACCTATATAAGTGGGATCGTGAACGAACATGATTTAACTTATTTAGGTGGTTGGCATCCAGATTTGCAGGAAGTTTTTGGAATTAACCCTGTAGAAACAGATACGTATTATCCGAAAGATGAAAATCGTGTTCACTACAATGGAAAGACTTATACGTTAAAAGACTACGCAACAATCATTGACGTAAAAGGTGCAACGGTTGAGGGAAGTTATGACCAAGATTTCTATGCTGGAACACCTGCGGTTACAAGTCATTCATTTGGAAAAGGGAAAGCCTACTATATTGGTGGTAGACTAGAACATTCATTCCACGAAGAATTTTATTCAGGATTGATGGAAGAGCTGTCTATTAAGCCAGTTGTTTCTGTTAAACATGGAAAAGGTGTTTCTGTTCAAGTAAGACAAGATCATGAGAAAAATTATATTTTTGTTATGAACTTCACTGAAAGGCAGCAAATGATTTTCTTTGATCAACCTGTTAGAGATGTAATAACTAAAGAAGAATTAAAAGGTCAAGTAGAACTTGGTATATATGAAGTGAAAATAGTCGACGAGACAAGATAG
- a CDS encoding Gfo/Idh/MocA family protein — translation MNTVRWGVLSTANIAQGQLIPAIKRARNAEVQAIASRSNKVHEVAERLDIPKAYESYEELLNDPDIDVIYIPLPNHLHKEWIIKAARAGKHVLSEKPVTLTADEAREVVKVCKDNHVLFMEAFMYQFHSQHARVREILASGEIGEVKLMKAAFSFYMEQADRDKNIRMDVEKGGGSIYDVGCYCIHSIRNILQEEPREIQVQAEMDEVRNIDLTSFVHMKMENGIPAVFDCSFDMSFRHEYEIIGTKGRIQVPRAYRPDKNGGEGLIIIEKDNEDRVEKLIADQYALEVEYFSECVLQGKEPIYTGENTIKNMEVIEACYKAIGTKEKVFLNESKR, via the coding sequence ATGAACACAGTTCGTTGGGGAGTTTTGAGTACAGCTAACATTGCGCAAGGTCAACTGATTCCAGCTATTAAGCGTGCAAGAAATGCTGAAGTTCAGGCGATTGCCAGTCGGTCAAATAAAGTTCATGAAGTTGCTGAGAGATTAGACATTCCAAAGGCATACGAAAGTTATGAGGAGCTTTTAAATGATCCGGATATTGACGTGATTTATATTCCACTGCCAAATCATTTGCATAAAGAATGGATTATTAAAGCAGCTCGAGCAGGGAAACATGTGTTGAGTGAAAAACCAGTAACTTTGACGGCTGATGAAGCTAGAGAAGTTGTTAAAGTATGTAAGGATAATCATGTGTTATTTATGGAAGCTTTCATGTATCAGTTCCATTCTCAACATGCTCGTGTTCGTGAAATTTTGGCGAGTGGGGAAATTGGTGAAGTTAAATTAATGAAGGCAGCATTCTCTTTCTATATGGAACAAGCTGATCGTGATAAAAATATTCGCATGGATGTAGAAAAGGGTGGCGGCAGCATTTACGATGTTGGCTGTTATTGCATTCACTCTATCCGGAATATTTTACAAGAAGAGCCAAGGGAAATTCAAGTTCAAGCTGAAATGGACGAAGTGAGAAATATTGATTTAACGTCGTTTGTTCATATGAAAATGGAAAATGGAATTCCTGCCGTTTTTGACTGTAGTTTTGATATGAGTTTCCGTCATGAATATGAAATTATCGGGACAAAAGGGCGGATACAGGTTCCACGTGCATACCGACCAGATAAAAATGGTGGTGAAGGTTTAATTATTATTGAAAAAGATAATGAGGATAGAGTAGAAAAATTGATTGCCGATCAATATGCTTTAGAGGTAGAATATTTCTCTGAATGCGTCCTCCAAGGAAAAGAACCAATCTACACCGGAGAAAATACAATTAAGAATATGGAAGTTATTGAGGCGTGTTATAAAGCAATTGGAACAAAAGAAAAAGTATTTTTAAACGAATCTAAAAGGTAG
- a CDS encoding YesL family protein, translating to MKSSAMNRLYLLTEWISKLAYLNLLWFTFSALGLIVFGIMPATVTLFSIIRRWLKDDKDIPIFKTFLQTYKQEFLKSNLIGIVLAVFYAIVVLDLHFLKVENSFSFVTIPLYLFIFAVVMTTIYIFPVHVHYDFKLLSLIKNSFLFMIINPITSMIIVLSLIITFYIMKVLPALIIFYGISFPAFLIMVSCYMIFERMMKKKETK from the coding sequence ATGAAATCATCTGCAATGAATCGACTTTACTTGTTAACTGAATGGATTTCTAAGCTTGCTTATTTAAATTTATTATGGTTTACATTTTCTGCCCTTGGATTAATTGTTTTTGGAATAATGCCTGCTACGGTTACCTTATTTTCAATCATCCGTAGATGGCTTAAAGATGATAAGGATATTCCAATATTTAAAACGTTTTTGCAAACCTACAAACAAGAATTTCTAAAAAGTAACTTAATCGGGATTGTACTTGCAGTATTTTACGCAATTGTTGTACTTGATTTACATTTCTTAAAGGTTGAAAATAGTTTTTCCTTCGTGACAATCCCTCTATATTTATTTATATTTGCCGTAGTGATGACTACAATTTATATTTTCCCTGTTCATGTTCACTACGATTTTAAACTATTATCACTTATAAAAAATTCATTCTTGTTTATGATTATTAATCCAATAACAAGTATGATCATCGTCTTATCGCTAATTATTACTTTTTACATTATGAAGGTGTTACCTGCTTTAATTATATTCTATGGAATTAGTTTTCCCGCATTTCTCATTATGGTTTCCTGTTATATGATATTTGAAAGGATGATGAAAAAAAAGGAAACAAAATAA
- a CDS encoding polysaccharide deacetylase family protein, with the protein MINKVGTDEKVIAITFDDGPNPIFTPEIRKIFQEANAKATFFMIGEQMEKSPELVKVLSEQGHEIGNHTYHHVNLTELTEEECLKEIKENEKYIQKLTGKIPKVLRPPFLAQNERTNQLVSNLGYSIIGALNMDATDWEMPGVDFILRKTRKHVQNGAILIFHDGYGDRNQTIEAIRQLVPEIQQQGYKLVTVSELIEQSYR; encoded by the coding sequence ATGATTAATAAAGTAGGAACCGATGAGAAGGTGATTGCAATCACATTTGATGATGGGCCGAATCCTATCTTTACACCAGAAATACGTAAAATCTTCCAGGAGGCGAATGCAAAGGCTACATTCTTTATGATTGGTGAGCAGATGGAGAAAAGTCCTGAACTCGTTAAGGTTTTGTCGGAACAAGGACATGAAATTGGAAATCATACTTATCATCACGTGAACTTAACTGAGTTAACGGAAGAAGAATGTTTAAAGGAGATTAAAGAAAATGAAAAATATATTCAAAAGTTAACGGGTAAAATCCCAAAAGTGTTACGCCCACCTTTTTTAGCCCAAAATGAAAGAACAAACCAACTAGTAAGTAATTTAGGTTATTCAATTATCGGAGCACTAAATATGGATGCAACTGATTGGGAAATGCCTGGTGTAGACTTTATCTTAAGAAAAACAAGGAAGCATGTTCAAAACGGTGCTATCTTAATCTTTCATGATGGATATGGTGATCGAAATCAAACAATCGAAGCCATACGTCAGCTTGTACCAGAAATACAACAACAAGGCTATAAACTCGTAACGGTGAGTGAACTTATAGAGCAATCTTATAGATAG
- a CDS encoding sugar ABC transporter permease, whose amino-acid sequence MHLSSKARRNIGLGATYLIIAIVMVIIIYPLLWTIGASFNPGNSLISTSIIPKSPTLEHYRELFAGKESLQYGHWFMNSLKISIFTMVGSLITVSFTAYAFSRFKFKGRKNGLMLFLLLQMIPQFSALVALFVLAQMLGLMNNHWLLILLYIGGQIPMNTYLMKGYMDSIPIDLDESAKIDGASSTRIFFQIIMPLSRPMLAVVAMNGFTGPLGDFVLSSTILRTPESYTLPIGLYKLVNDVMGASYTTFAAGAILISIPIAVVFLILQKQFVSGLTAGGTKG is encoded by the coding sequence ATGCATCTAAGTTCAAAAGCAAGAAGGAATATAGGTTTGGGAGCTACCTATCTAATCATAGCTATTGTAATGGTGATAATCATATACCCGTTACTTTGGACAATAGGCGCTAGTTTCAATCCGGGTAATAGTCTTATCAGTACTTCTATTATTCCGAAAAGTCCAACTTTAGAGCATTATAGGGAACTGTTTGCAGGTAAAGAGAGTCTTCAATATGGTCATTGGTTTATGAATTCGCTGAAGATTAGTATATTTACAATGGTCGGCTCGCTCATTACAGTTTCCTTTACTGCATACGCTTTTTCCCGTTTTAAGTTTAAAGGAAGAAAAAATGGGTTAATGTTATTTTTACTCTTACAAATGATACCACAATTTTCGGCACTCGTTGCGTTATTCGTTTTAGCGCAAATGTTAGGTTTAATGAATAATCATTGGTTATTAATTTTACTTTATATCGGTGGACAAATCCCGATGAATACTTATCTAATGAAGGGTTACATGGATTCGATTCCGATAGATCTAGATGAAAGTGCAAAAATTGATGGTGCAAGTAGCACGAGAATATTTTTTCAAATAATTATGCCTTTATCTAGACCGATGCTTGCAGTTGTGGCGATGAACGGGTTTACAGGTCCGTTGGGTGATTTTGTACTATCTTCAACAATTCTTAGAACACCTGAATCTTATACATTACCAATTGGGTTGTATAAATTAGTTAACGATGTTATGGGAGCAAGTTATACTACTTTTGCAGCAGGAGCGATTTTAATAAGTATACCAATTGCTGTTGTCTTCCTAATATTACAAAAACAATTTGTTAGCGGATTAACTGCTGGTGGTACGAAGGGATAA